A genomic region of Tigriopus californicus strain San Diego chromosome 1, Tcal_SD_v2.1, whole genome shotgun sequence contains the following coding sequences:
- the LOC131878638 gene encoding kelch repeat-containing protein kel-10-like, producing the protein MPTRSASWLLGLVPVIFFAVQVSGECWIPGRCQGVLTNIIHSESKENCLETCQTDSECNWFTFDTSDGTCYHFNSCPTVDDSCFTCVSGESSCENEGNTKFLVVSGDDYNNDTEILELSSWPSGTCSKPDDLIANRYGGFLMTDSTQSPLFCGGRFDQDYFQDCQQFSYGTNQWSTTTTSMAEKRWLAKSLELSSDQWWITGGFNGESKLNSTEVFKNGQFSPGPQLPEAAYDHCIVATQNGNAILTGGDTENAFASNRTWKHDWTTGEWSPLPDLAIARTAHACGLTPEGRVFVAGGDWMGGGDLLSTEILTPDMSAWEPGPDLPFGVMRGASVQFQNQALIVGGYWDGEAGNGVMAFDGIMWVVKNQTLAINRQWHSAIVIPNELVQNCG; encoded by the exons ATGCCCACTCGAAGTGCCTCGTGGTTACTGGGCCTGGTTCCTGTGATTTTTTTCGCCGTCCAAGTTTCTGGAGAGTGCTGGATCCCCGGTCGGTGCCAGGGCGTTCTGACAAATATTATCCACTCagaaagcaaagaaaactgtttggaaacttGTCAAACTGATTCTGAGTGCAATTGGTTCACTTTTGACACGTCAGATGGAACTTGTTATCATTTCAACTCATGTCCAACCGTTGACGACTCATGTTTCACTTGCGTATCTGGTGAATCCTCTTGTGAAAATGAAG GCAATACCAAGTTTCTAGTCGTTTCTGGAGATGATTACAACAACGACACGGAAATTCTAGAACTCTCCTCTTGGCCCAGTGGAACGTGTTCCAAACCAGATGATTTAATTGCAAACAGATATGGTGGTTTTCTCATGACAGATTCCACTCAATCCCCTTTGTTTTGTGGGGGGCGCTTTGATCAGGACTATTTTCAGGATTGCCAACAATTCTCTTACGGTACAAACCAATGGTCAACAACCACTACTTCTATGGCCGAAAAGCGTTGGTTGGCAAAGTCATTGGAACTTTCTTCTGATCAGTGGTGGATTACGGGTGGATTCAACGGGGAATCCAAGTTAAACTCTACAGAAGTCTTTAAAAACGGTCAATTTAGTCCTGGCCCCCAACTCCCAGAGGCTGCCTACGACCACTGCATTGTGGCAACTCAAAACGGAAATGCTATTCTAACTGGAGGGGATACGGAAAACGCGTTTGCCTCCAACAGAACGTGGAAGCATGATTGGACTACGGGGGAATGGAGCCCGTTGCCGGATCTGGCAATCGCTAGGACTGCCCATGCTTGTGGTCTGACACCCGAGGGACGAGTGTTTGTGGCTGGAGGAGATTGGATGGGTGGGGGAGATCTGCTTTCCACGGAAATTTTGACGCCAGATATGTCTGCTTGGGAACCAGGACCAGATCTACCATTTGGCGTTATGAGAGGTGCATCGGTacagtttcaaaatcaagcatTGATTGTGGGCGGTTATTGGGACGGCGAGGCCGGGAATGGCGTGATGGCTTTTGATGGAATTATGTGGGTTGTGAAGAACCAAACATTGGCAATTAATCGACAGTGGCACTCTGCAATAGTAATTCCTAATGAATTGGTACAGAATTGTGGTTAG